In Paenibacillus kyungheensis, the following are encoded in one genomic region:
- a CDS encoding sensor histidine kinase, whose protein sequence is MKLSTKYVINIIVSVLFFPLAFIIVNFVYYVTLTYIIDQQNHIYYEKEKLETVWRQDANRWSGQSDAEILTDFQNNQQYKHSNMVWISDDGEVLYMSAKATILPKSPLNVSEVTEWTQKASQQNLVISGYIKGSQNQGYGFLETPYSIVGSQWEIMRKKYAPFWFLGFLCICLLFLFNSWIFFSKIQKRLVRLQDHMQKVDQDGIPNIMKVRHEDEIGQVEHSFNQMVNKLKQSKYKEQEETELRKKLVADLSHDLRTPLTVIRSHAFILDHESLSEKGSHSVQIINDKITHMGELIDNLSSFSLLAAGKLPIHIQSTDVVKVIRSSLTSWYPLFEKEHFEINILLEHPLIWEIDELWFKRILDNIFQNILRHASVGKYISVETYPQGLNAGIRIQDHGSGLDSVSDHKGAGIGLSIIEMMCKQMNLWYTMNSNEQGTVIMITK, encoded by the coding sequence ATGAAGTTATCGACTAAATATGTAATAAATATTATTGTGTCTGTGTTGTTTTTTCCTTTAGCTTTTATTATTGTTAATTTTGTTTATTATGTTACGTTGACGTACATTATCGATCAGCAGAATCATATTTATTATGAAAAAGAAAAGTTAGAAACGGTATGGCGACAAGATGCGAATCGCTGGAGTGGACAATCAGATGCTGAGATTTTAACAGATTTTCAAAATAATCAGCAATATAAACACTCTAATATGGTCTGGATTAGTGATGATGGCGAAGTATTATATATGTCTGCCAAAGCAACAATACTTCCTAAGTCTCCACTTAATGTTAGTGAAGTTACAGAGTGGACTCAAAAAGCGAGTCAACAAAATCTTGTCATTAGTGGATATATCAAAGGAAGCCAGAATCAAGGATATGGCTTTCTCGAAACGCCTTATTCTATCGTAGGATCTCAATGGGAGATTATGCGCAAAAAGTATGCTCCATTTTGGTTTCTTGGCTTTCTATGTATCTGTTTACTTTTTCTTTTTAATTCTTGGATCTTCTTTTCCAAAATTCAAAAACGATTGGTTCGCCTGCAAGATCATATGCAGAAAGTGGATCAAGATGGTATTCCTAATATCATGAAGGTTCGTCATGAAGATGAAATAGGGCAAGTAGAACATTCTTTTAATCAGATGGTAAATAAGCTTAAACAAAGTAAATATAAAGAACAAGAAGAAACAGAACTTCGCAAAAAATTAGTTGCTGATCTGTCTCATGATCTAAGAACTCCATTAACCGTTATTCGTAGTCATGCGTTTATATTAGATCATGAATCATTAAGCGAAAAGGGAAGTCATTCTGTCCAGATCATTAACGATAAAATCACGCATATGGGTGAATTAATCGACAACTTATCTTCATTTTCTTTACTAGCTGCAGGTAAATTACCAATCCATATACAATCGACAGATGTTGTCAAAGTTATTCGTTCATCTCTTACATCATGGTATCCTTTGTTTGAAAAAGAACATTTTGAAATTAATATTCTTTTGGAGCATCCGCTTATATGGGAGATTGATGAATTATGGTTTAAACGAATTTTAGATAATATTTTTCAAAACATTTTGCGTCATGCTTCTGTAGGAAAATACATTTCAGTAGAAACGTATCCACAAGGTCTGAATGCTGGAATTAGAATCCAAGATCATGGTTCTGGATTGGATAGTGTATCAGATCATAAAGGCGCAGGAATAGGGCTTTCTATTATTGAGATGATGTGTAAGCAAATGAATTTATGGTATACGATGAACAGTAACGAACAAGGAACAGTGATTATGATTACTAAATAA
- a CDS encoding response regulator transcription factor: protein MSNILYIEDDQEIGEFVYDILEQKGHRVIWLTSSYQYEQHIEAKDIVILDVMMPGLDGFTVGQRIKEMHIDIPILLLTARTAMEDKLKGLEFADDYITKPFHPEELIARIEVLLRRFNKHPMHELVLHHLQIHLQEKRIINRYTAEEIFLTDKQFKIFILLLNHPNQILTKEQIYENIWNQHYMEGDKTLMVHIRYLRQKIEENPNKPIILETIRGIGYRIKQ from the coding sequence ATGAGCAATATTTTGTATATTGAAGATGATCAAGAAATTGGCGAATTTGTTTATGACATATTAGAACAAAAAGGGCATAGAGTAATATGGCTTACTTCATCCTACCAGTATGAGCAACATATTGAAGCAAAAGATATCGTAATCTTAGATGTTATGATGCCAGGATTAGATGGCTTTACTGTAGGGCAACGAATCAAGGAAATGCATATAGACATTCCAATTCTGCTTTTAACAGCGCGTACAGCAATGGAAGATAAGTTAAAAGGATTAGAGTTTGCAGATGACTATATAACCAAACCATTTCATCCCGAAGAATTAATAGCACGTATCGAAGTGCTGTTAAGACGATTCAATAAACACCCTATGCACGAACTTGTATTACATCATTTGCAGATCCATTTACAAGAAAAAAGAATTATTAATCGATATACAGCAGAAGAAATCTTTTTAACAGATAAGCAATTTAAAATCTTTATCCTTTTATTAAATCATCCTAATCAAATTTTGACTAAAGAACAGATCTACGAAAATATCTGGAATCAACATTATATGGAAGGGGATAAAACATTGATGGTACATATCAGATATTTGCGTCAAAAAATAGAGGAAAACCCCAACAAACCTATTATTTTGGAAACGATTCGTGGAATAGGTTATAGGATCAAGCAATGA
- a CDS encoding TrkH family potassium uptake protein yields the protein MARHMKGFVHPARLIPLGFAGMILIGTILLSLPIAGTNGHSVGLLNAFFTSTSAVCVTGLAVIDTGASFSLFGELVIMVLIQIGGLGFMTFGVLFAVLLGKQIGLKHRLMIQQATNAFSTQGLVKLSLNIFLIAFVLEFVAMITLTLHWGPTMGWAPALYQGAFYAISSFNNAGFSLSPDSLSSHVGDPVVNTVVISLFVIGGLGFIVVTDILQKRRWRRFSLNTKLVLMTSAIATVFGVLFVLVVEWGNPATLGHLSITEKIWASLFQGVMPRSSGYNTVDIGGLMAATQFVFIILMFIGAASGSTGGGIKTNTFAILMLALYSVVRGRSEIRAFHRRISFDTAFRALAVIMISLGIVFTMTILLTLTESGTGAQFLSIFYETVSAFGTVGSSMGLTPHLTPAGKILIIITMYIGRLGPLALAYALAQKNKEAKFSYPEEKVLIG from the coding sequence ATGGCAAGGCATATGAAGGGATTTGTGCATCCGGCACGTTTGATTCCACTGGGATTTGCAGGGATGATATTGATCGGGACGATACTATTGAGTCTCCCGATAGCCGGTACAAATGGCCACAGTGTAGGATTACTGAATGCTTTTTTTACTTCGACTTCGGCTGTCTGTGTGACAGGGCTTGCAGTTATTGATACTGGAGCGAGCTTTTCACTATTTGGTGAGCTGGTCATTATGGTTCTGATCCAGATTGGTGGACTTGGATTTATGACATTCGGGGTGCTGTTTGCTGTATTACTGGGCAAGCAGATTGGACTCAAGCATCGCTTAATGATTCAGCAAGCGACTAATGCTTTTTCCACACAGGGATTAGTGAAATTGTCACTTAACATCTTCCTAATCGCTTTTGTACTGGAATTTGTGGCAATGATCACATTGACGCTACATTGGGGACCGACGATGGGTTGGGCACCTGCTCTGTATCAAGGTGCTTTTTACGCCATATCTTCTTTTAATAATGCAGGGTTCTCGTTGTCTCCAGATAGCTTGTCCAGCCATGTTGGTGATCCGGTAGTCAATACGGTCGTTATTTCACTATTTGTAATCGGTGGACTTGGATTTATTGTCGTGACCGATATATTGCAAAAGCGCAGATGGCGTCGGTTCTCGTTAAATACGAAATTGGTACTGATGACTTCAGCGATAGCGACAGTGTTCGGTGTATTATTTGTCCTTGTAGTAGAGTGGGGAAATCCAGCTACACTTGGACATTTGAGTATAACTGAGAAAATATGGGCATCGCTATTTCAGGGTGTTATGCCCCGTTCATCCGGTTATAATACTGTCGATATCGGTGGTCTGATGGCGGCAACACAATTTGTATTTATTATTTTAATGTTTATTGGAGCTGCCAGCGGTTCAACCGGTGGTGGGATCAAAACGAATACATTTGCGATTCTAATGCTGGCTCTATACAGTGTGGTACGTGGTCGTAGTGAGATTCGTGCGTTCCATCGCAGAATTAGCTTTGATACCGCATTTCGCGCACTGGCTGTTATTATGATCTCGCTTGGGATTGTGTTTACGATGACCATTTTACTGACACTGACGGAAAGTGGAACAGGCGCTCAATTTCTAAGCATTTTTTATGAAACTGTTTCTGCGTTTGGTACAGTAGGTTCGTCGATGGGCTTAACCCCTCATCTCACACCTGCGGGCAAAATCCTTATTATTATTACGATGTATATCGGTCGTCTGGGCCCACTGGCTCTAGCCTATGCACTTGCACAGAAAAACAAAGAAGCCAAGTTCAGTTACCCGGAAGAAAAGGTACTGATTGGTTAA
- a CDS encoding nitric oxide synthase oxygenase encodes MAVTHPLMQEATLFLRQCYQELGKSEDELEARLQQVEHDIQNNGSYEHTFEELEHGAKMAWRNSNRCIGRLFWDNLQVRDERHIQGTEQIADSLLEHIRYATNGGKVRPTITIFRPRAIDGSEMRIWNHQLIRYAGYQTEKGIIGDPASLDFTQFCEKLGWTGAGTSFDVLPLVISEHNGTPRWFEIPQADVMEVPMIHPDFPGFTELELKWYAVPIVSEMRLTIGGIHYTAAPFNGWYMGTEIGARNFADEHRYNLLPQMAKIMGLDTSSKATLWKDRALVELNLAVLHSFKEAGVSIVDHHTAASQFQRFEQREAEAGRAVTGNWTWLVPPMSPATTHIFHQSYDNRVVTPNFFYQDKAYEPKASVSQGGCPFH; translated from the coding sequence ATGGCCGTTACACATCCGTTAATGCAGGAAGCAACATTATTTTTGCGTCAATGTTATCAAGAACTTGGCAAAAGTGAAGATGAGCTAGAAGCACGCTTGCAACAGGTAGAGCATGATATTCAAAACAATGGAAGCTATGAACATACATTTGAAGAATTAGAACATGGAGCCAAAATGGCGTGGCGCAATAGTAATCGCTGTATTGGACGCTTATTTTGGGATAATCTACAAGTGCGTGATGAGCGCCATATTCAAGGGACAGAGCAGATTGCAGACTCTTTACTTGAGCATATCCGATATGCTACAAATGGAGGTAAAGTTCGTCCAACGATCACTATTTTTAGACCACGTGCGATCGACGGATCGGAGATGAGAATTTGGAATCATCAATTGATTCGTTATGCAGGTTATCAGACAGAGAAGGGGATTATTGGTGATCCCGCTTCACTTGATTTTACGCAATTTTGTGAAAAGTTAGGTTGGACAGGAGCAGGAACTTCGTTTGATGTTCTTCCTTTAGTGATTAGTGAACACAATGGGACTCCACGTTGGTTTGAGATTCCGCAAGCAGATGTAATGGAAGTGCCGATGATCCATCCAGATTTTCCGGGATTTACAGAATTGGAATTAAAGTGGTACGCTGTTCCCATCGTATCTGAAATGCGCTTAACGATTGGCGGTATCCATTACACAGCAGCACCTTTTAACGGCTGGTATATGGGTACAGAGATTGGTGCACGTAACTTTGCAGACGAACATCGGTATAACTTGTTACCACAAATGGCAAAAATCATGGGACTCGATACCAGCAGTAAAGCGACATTATGGAAAGATCGTGCATTAGTTGAACTGAATTTGGCCGTATTGCATTCGTTCAAAGAAGCAGGTGTGAGTATAGTAGATCATCATACAGCAGCTTCACAATTTCAGCGTTTTGAACAACGGGAAGCGGAAGCAGGACGAGCAGTAACAGGCAACTGGACATGGCTGGTTCCGCCGATGTCACCTGCGACTACGCATATTTTTCATCAATCGTATGATAATCGGGTAGTAACCCCTAATTTCTTTTATCAGGATAAAGCATATGAACCGAAAGCTTCTGTTTCGCAAGGAGGCTGTCCGTTTCATTAA
- a CDS encoding Dps family protein — protein sequence MTSLQNTSTTTETTQTTALYNALNVQIANWSLLYTKLHNFHWYVKGENFFTLHAKFEELYDQATVYMDDIAERLLAIGGQPVATLREQLELSTLLEATGTEQANQMVSSLVEDIATVSTELTETIVLAEQVSDQPTADLLIGIRGEIEKAAWMLNAYLGR from the coding sequence ATGACATCTCTACAAAACACTTCTACTACAACTGAGACTACACAAACAACTGCATTATATAACGCTTTGAATGTTCAAATTGCGAACTGGTCTTTGCTTTATACCAAACTTCACAATTTCCACTGGTACGTCAAAGGTGAAAACTTCTTTACACTACATGCTAAATTCGAAGAATTGTACGATCAAGCTACTGTGTATATGGACGATATTGCTGAGCGTTTACTCGCAATCGGTGGTCAACCTGTAGCTACACTTCGTGAGCAATTGGAATTGTCTACATTGCTTGAAGCAACAGGTACAGAGCAAGCAAATCAAATGGTAAGTTCACTTGTAGAAGATATTGCAACCGTATCTACAGAGTTAACAGAAACGATTGTTCTTGCAGAGCAAGTCAGTGACCAACCAACAGCTGATCTATTGATCGGTATTCGTGGTGAAATTGAAAAAGCAGCATGGATGTTGAACGCTTATCTTGGTCGCTAA
- the bacA gene encoding undecaprenyl-diphosphate phosphatase, whose protein sequence is MDIISAIIMGIIEGLTEFLPVSSTGHMILTSYLLGLDQNAEQVKTFEIVVQLGAVLAVVVLYWRKFIDILMTIPDLFNGRLKSKNGIAPQRRLNILHIILAMLPAVVVGLVLHDFIKEHLFGPMTVVYSLVVGGLLMIYAEWRKGRSAGNMTVDDITYKQAFGVGLFQCLALWPGFSRSGSTISGGLLLGISHTAAAEFTFLVSVPVMFGATGLDLVKSAQYLSMDDFGFFAAGFIAAFLVALVAIKTFLNLLKRLPLYVFAYYRFALAIIFFILLTR, encoded by the coding sequence GTGGATATTATTTCAGCGATTATTATGGGTATTATTGAAGGCTTGACTGAGTTCTTGCCTGTATCCAGTACCGGGCATATGATTTTGACCAGTTATCTACTGGGACTCGATCAGAATGCAGAACAGGTCAAAACGTTTGAAATTGTGGTACAGCTAGGAGCCGTACTTGCTGTGGTTGTATTGTACTGGCGTAAGTTTATTGATATTTTGATGACGATTCCTGATCTATTTAACGGGCGGCTCAAAAGTAAAAATGGAATAGCTCCTCAACGTCGTTTGAACATTTTGCATATTATTTTGGCAATGTTACCGGCGGTTGTGGTTGGACTGGTGTTGCATGACTTCATTAAAGAACATCTTTTTGGGCCTATGACGGTAGTCTACAGCCTTGTTGTCGGTGGTTTGCTGATGATCTATGCCGAATGGCGTAAAGGTCGCTCAGCGGGTAATATGACGGTTGATGATATTACATACAAGCAGGCGTTTGGTGTAGGATTGTTCCAGTGTCTTGCTCTATGGCCAGGATTCTCTCGTTCAGGTTCTACGATCTCTGGTGGACTGTTACTTGGAATATCCCATACAGCCGCTGCTGAATTTACATTCCTTGTGTCTGTACCTGTTATGTTTGGAGCGACAGGACTGGATCTTGTCAAAAGTGCTCAGTATCTAAGTATGGATGACTTTGGATTTTTTGCTGCTGGATTTATCGCTGCTTTCCTTGTAGCTCTTGTAGCAATCAAAACATTCTTAAATCTGCTTAAACGTCTTCCATTGTATGTATTTGCGTACTATCGTTTTGCACTTGCTATTATTTTCTTTATTTTGCTTACTCGCTAA
- a CDS encoding hemolysin family protein, which produces MSDSINIGLNLTLFVILIIFTAFFVVVEFAIVKVRGSRIDQLIAEGNKNARYAKEVISNLDGYLSTCQLGITITALGLGMLGEPTVEYMLSPLFANVGVPASLSHILSYAIALILVTYFHVVVGELTPKTVALRKAELVTLYTARPIIWFNRIMYPFIFILNGSATFLTRLIGLQPASEHEEAHSEEELHIILNESYESGKINQSEYGYVSRIFAFDEMLAKELMVPRTDMVCLFTEKSPEENRMIIRKEQYTRFPVAEGSKDNIIGMINTKQFFLAAEETPDLNVAPLIHPVMSLSETTPVKHLLKRMQREGTHIAILVDEYGGTSGMITIEDILEEIVGEIRDEFDADEEDEIQQIAPNHLIVDGKVFINRVNDLLGTDLDDEELDTISGWLYGQRPDLAIGATYEFEDLTFKVLRRSARRYRKLEIVKKVVETDENEEIES; this is translated from the coding sequence TTGTCTGACAGTATTAATATTGGACTTAATTTAACGTTATTTGTCATTTTAATTATCTTTACTGCTTTTTTTGTTGTGGTGGAGTTTGCAATTGTGAAAGTACGGGGTAGTCGGATCGATCAGCTTATCGCTGAAGGAAACAAAAATGCTCGTTATGCCAAAGAAGTCATTTCAAATCTGGACGGCTATTTATCAACCTGCCAATTAGGGATTACGATTACTGCATTAGGACTGGGTATGTTGGGAGAACCAACGGTTGAATATATGTTATCTCCTTTGTTCGCTAATGTAGGCGTACCTGCATCATTAAGTCATATTTTGTCTTATGCGATTGCATTGATTTTAGTTACTTATTTCCACGTAGTTGTTGGTGAATTAACACCGAAGACAGTTGCTTTGCGTAAAGCAGAATTAGTGACTTTGTATACTGCTCGTCCGATTATCTGGTTTAACCGCATTATGTATCCTTTTATTTTTATTTTAAATGGATCGGCTACCTTCTTAACCCGCTTGATTGGTCTACAACCTGCGAGTGAACATGAAGAAGCTCACTCGGAAGAAGAATTGCATATTATTTTGAATGAAAGCTATGAAAGTGGCAAAATCAATCAAAGTGAATATGGTTATGTCAGTCGTATTTTTGCTTTTGATGAAATGTTAGCGAAAGAATTAATGGTGCCTCGTACCGATATGGTGTGCTTATTTACCGAAAAGTCTCCTGAAGAAAACCGGATGATTATTCGTAAAGAGCAATATACCCGCTTCCCTGTTGCAGAAGGAAGCAAAGATAATATTATCGGGATGATCAATACGAAGCAATTCTTTCTAGCTGCTGAAGAGACACCAGATTTGAATGTGGCTCCTTTGATCCATCCGGTTATGTCTTTATCTGAGACTACACCTGTTAAGCATCTGCTCAAGCGCATGCAGCGTGAAGGCACTCATATTGCGATTCTGGTCGATGAATACGGTGGTACATCCGGGATGATCACGATCGAAGACATTTTGGAAGAAATCGTAGGCGAGATTCGTGATGAGTTCGATGCAGATGAAGAAGACGAAATTCAACAGATTGCTCCGAATCATCTTATTGTCGATGGTAAAGTATTTATCAATCGTGTAAACGATCTATTAGGTACCGATCTAGACGATGAAGAGTTGGATACGATCAGCGGTTGGTTATACGGTCAACGTCCGGATCTAGCGATTGGAGCTACGTATGAATTCGAGGATCTAACATTCAAAGTGTTACGTCGTAGTGCGCGTCGTTATCGCAAGCTGGAGATTGTCAAAAAAGTAGTCGAAACCGATGAAAATGAAGAGATTGAATCATAA
- a CDS encoding anthranilate phosphoribosyltransferase, whose translation MNMTDILKEVGRGKRGSRDLTYDEALAVGELILNREASDVQIGAFFMAERMKMENIEEMHAFVDICRKYALRTSSINSLDCAAPYDGRTASFIASFATSFVLAATGQKVTLHGSEPLPPKWGVTLPLLLREMGVNTEHLTRDQSLYAAQETGLLFVAAEQWCPPLGALRTLREEIGVRTILNSAEKLMNYSHSPYLVYGVFHNTFFERISKVLQRLDYQRAAIIQGAEGSEDLFIDRPTRTYRVERGEAHMEIIDPEVYGLDISLPEMSWTASTQIEVTEQVLRGQADLAFTNQVLLNSAYRLALTGKTGSIEEGVYTAKSILESGKAYQVYQHWGQLMRGEQPNMLIGNRL comes from the coding sequence GTGAACATGACAGACATACTGAAAGAAGTAGGTCGAGGCAAAAGAGGTTCCAGAGATCTTACGTATGATGAAGCGCTAGCTGTAGGCGAACTGATTTTGAATCGAGAAGCTTCTGACGTACAGATCGGTGCTTTTTTTATGGCAGAACGAATGAAGATGGAAAATATAGAAGAGATGCATGCTTTTGTCGATATCTGCCGTAAATATGCGTTACGTACTTCCTCTATCAATAGTCTGGATTGTGCTGCTCCTTATGATGGACGGACAGCTTCATTTATAGCGAGCTTTGCAACTTCATTTGTTTTGGCAGCGACAGGGCAGAAAGTCACCTTGCATGGTAGTGAACCTTTGCCTCCTAAATGGGGTGTGACGTTACCACTATTGTTGCGCGAAATGGGCGTCAATACCGAGCATCTAACTAGAGATCAATCTTTATATGCTGCTCAGGAAACAGGATTATTATTTGTAGCGGCAGAGCAGTGGTGTCCACCATTAGGTGCTTTGCGTACATTGCGTGAAGAAATAGGTGTGCGTACGATACTGAATAGCGCTGAAAAACTAATGAATTATAGTCATTCTCCTTATCTGGTGTATGGCGTGTTCCATAATACGTTTTTTGAACGGATTTCTAAAGTGTTACAACGATTGGATTATCAGCGAGCAGCGATTATTCAGGGAGCAGAAGGATCAGAAGATTTATTTATCGATCGTCCTACACGTACATATCGGGTAGAGCGCGGTGAAGCTCATATGGAGATTATAGACCCGGAAGTCTATGGATTGGATATCTCTTTACCGGAAATGTCGTGGACAGCGTCTACGCAGATTGAAGTGACCGAGCAGGTGTTACGCGGACAAGCCGATCTTGCGTTTACCAATCAAGTCTTACTTAATAGTGCGTACCGGCTTGCTTTGACAGGCAAAACAGGTTCAATCGAAGAAGGCGTTTATACCGCCAAATCGATACTTGAAAGTGGCAAAGCGTATCAAGTGTACCAACATTGGGGTCAGTTAATGCGTGGAGAACAACCTAATATGTTGATCGGGAATAGGTTGTAG
- a CDS encoding ANTAR domain-containing response regulator, giving the protein MRSLLIIRMENIICGPDQLESVVLPETLLEDNGYQASISVGADDVKPLLTKADAVVLDLPIEEITALEHILTHSRSIPMLWWCSPYTATSSVQACEMESAIDGILTPTMKEQELHWALHFAAKLCVERQQWHSERQQLVSRLEDRKWIDMAKGILADMKKISEAEAYDILRKKAMNDRKRLVDVATAIVKAHQLLQS; this is encoded by the coding sequence ATGCGTTCTTTACTGATTATCCGTATGGAGAATATCATCTGTGGTCCGGATCAGTTAGAGTCTGTTGTGTTACCTGAGACTTTGCTGGAAGATAACGGGTATCAGGCGTCGATTTCAGTTGGGGCTGATGATGTCAAACCTTTGTTAACCAAAGCCGATGCTGTAGTGCTTGATCTACCGATAGAAGAGATTACAGCATTAGAGCACATACTTACGCATTCACGTAGTATCCCGATGTTGTGGTGGTGTAGCCCGTATACAGCTACTTCTTCTGTACAAGCTTGTGAAATGGAAAGTGCGATAGATGGGATTTTGACACCCACAATGAAAGAGCAAGAACTTCACTGGGCACTTCATTTTGCAGCCAAATTATGTGTAGAACGGCAACAATGGCATAGTGAGCGTCAGCAATTAGTATCCCGTTTGGAAGATCGCAAATGGATCGATATGGCGAAAGGTATTTTAGCAGATATGAAAAAAATATCAGAAGCGGAAGCCTATGATATTTTACGTAAAAAAGCGATGAATGATCGTAAACGCCTGGTTGATGTCGCTACAGCTATTGTCAAAGCACATCAGTTGTTACAATCTTAA